A genome region from Setaria italica strain Yugu1 chromosome III, Setaria_italica_v2.0, whole genome shotgun sequence includes the following:
- the LOC101781063 gene encoding putative cyclin-dependent kinase F-2 translates to MARAAAAAAAPRPRAPLAVTISRYEKIEAIGAGAFGVVYRAHDRRTGEIVAMKCLNAHDFDAPRLDSIFADEVSALEACRGLPCVVQLRDSCRRDSTTSEAFIVMELVGPSLKDAMRTGRGGVRRHAEGEVRRIARQLLAGAGAMHGVGLMHRDIKPDNILVGAGGSLKICDLGKARAVADDPPYSNPVVARSYRAPELLLGSADYDAGVDTWAIGCIMAELLAGGLLFYGDSIKEHLSEVLNVLGTNDIKEWSHCPERLPSGCGPTSFLRDLFPSSYELAMATGRPSLSEAGFEVLSGLLRCNPEKRMTAACALKQRWFDQA, encoded by the coding sequence atggcgcgtgcggcggcggcagccgcagCTCCCCGTCCCCGCGCCCCACTCGCCGTCACGATCAGCCGCTACGAGAAGATAGAGGCGATCGGCGCGGGCGCCTTCGGCGTCGTGTACCGTGCGCACGACCGCCGCACCGGCGAGATCGTGGCGATGAAGTGCCTGAACGCCCACGACTTCGACGCCCCCCGCCTCGACTCCATCTTCGCCGACGAGGTCAGCGCGCTCGAGGCGTGCCGCGGCCTCCCGTGCGTCGTGCAGCTGCGCGACTCGTGCCGCCGCGACTCGACCACCAGCGAGGCCTTCATCGTCATGGAGCTGGTGGGGCCGTCGCTCAAGGACGCCATGAGGacgggccggggcggcgtgaggCGGCACGCGGAGGGCGAGGTGCGCCGGATCGCAAGACAGCTCCTCGCTGGCGCCGGGGCCATGCACGGCGTCGGGCTCATGCACCGGGACATCAAGCCGGACAACATCCTcgtgggcgccggcggcagcctcAAGATCTGCGACCTCGGGAaggcgcgcgccgtcgccgacgacccGCCGTACTCGAACCCCGTCGTGGCGCGGAGCTACCGCGCGCCGGAGCTCCTGCTCGGGAGCGCCGACTACGACGCGGGCGTCGACACGTGGGCGATCGGCTGCATCATGGCCGAGCTCCTTGCCGGCGGCCTCCTCTTCTACGGGGACTCGATCAAGGAGCACCTCAGCGAGGTGCTCAACGTTCTTGGCACGAACGACATCAAGGAGTGGAGCCATTGCCCCGAGCGCCTGCCGAGCGGCTGCGGGCCAACAAGCTTCCTGCGTGACCTGTTCCCCAGCAGTTACGAGTTGGCCATGgccaccggccggccgtcgCTGTCGGAGGCAGGGTTCGAGGTCCTGAGCGGGCTCCTGAGGTGCAACCCGGAAAAGCGGATGACGGCTGCATGCGCGCTCAAGCAGCGGTGGTTCGATCAAGCTTGA